CGTTCTTCGCCGAAGACCTGCGGGTCATAGTCGATTTTCAGCAGCAACTCGCCCGCGGCCAGGTAGCCGGTGAACTCCAGGTGATGGCTGGGGCTGCCCTGCATCAGTTGCAGGCTCAAGGGATGCACGCCGACCCGGGCCCCGGGCGGGTTCTCCACGGCGCCCAGGAAGTTGTAGCTGTAGCCGCAATCGAACAGGCCCTTGAGGCGCTCGGCCTCGGGCGTGGCGAAATAACGGTTGCCGAAGCTGTGGGCAATGCCCTGGCTGGCTTGCTGGCCGGCCTTGATTTCCCTGGCGATCTGCTCCAGGTCCAGGCTGGCAACTTGCAGCACCAGCGGGTAGATCACCGTCAGCCAGCCGAACACGCTGTTGAGCTCGGCGCCGCTCTTGTCCAGGGCCCGCCCATGGTCGAGCAAATGGACTTTCTGGAACGGGTTGTCATCGCTCTGGCTCATGGCGCGCAGGATGGCCGCCAGCAGCAACTGGCTGGTCTCGGCCACACCCTGGGCCCACTGCGGCAGGTCGCGGACCGGCCCCAGGCACAGTTCGGCTCGCCGAAAGGCCTCGCGCCGGGGAAACTCGGGGCGCTGCCCGGTCAACTGCGCGCAGCGGCCCCAGGGCAGGGCTTCCCAGAACGCTTCATGGGTCGCCGCGGCATGCTCGCGCTGGTAGCTCTGCTGCCACTCCTCGAAGGCCGTCGGCCGCGGCCAGCTTTGCATGCACTCCAGGCCCTGCCCCAGGCATTCGTCCAGCTCGGAAACCAGCAGCATCCAGGAGTAGCGATCGACCTGGAACTGGTGCCCGGCAATGATCAGGTGATGGCCAGCGGCGTCCTGTTGCTGGCTGAAGCAGAAGAGTTGCCCCTGGCTCAGGGAGATGGCTGCGCAGGTCCGCTGCACCGCTTGCTGCAGATCCGTTCCGGCAGGCTGCAGCCCCTGATCCTGAACGCCCGCCTCGATAAAGTGATGGCGGAAAATTGCCCGCAGCGCCTGGCTGACTCGCTGTGGCTCCTGGCCGGCGGCTATGTCCAGCACCAGGGCCTGGTTCCAGTGATCCAGGTCGCTGATGCCGCGGCTCAGCAGGAAGCGGCGATTGGGCAGGCCCTCGACCTGCGGCCGGGAAACCCCGGGCCGGGCCTTGGCCGCCGCCGCATGCACCGGCAATTGCCCCAGGGCCTGATCCGACAGCAACTCTTCCAGGTCCAGCACCAGGCCCTTTCTCTTCAGCGTGGCAACCACCTGCAAGGCCCGCAGCGAATCGCCGCCATTGTCGATAAAGCTCTTGGCCCGGTCCGGGCTCTGCCCGCCAAGTACCTGGCCGATGGCTTGCCAGAAAGGCTCCGGTGCGGCCTGTGCCGGCTCCGGCGCCGCCATGGCGCGGGCAGCCAGTTGCGCCAACGCCTGCCGGTCGATCTTGTTGTTGCGGTTCAAGGCAAAACGCTCCACCAGCAGGAAGCGCGCCGGCACCCGGTGCGCCGGCAGTGCGGCCCTGGCGGCCTGACGCAGGAGGTCTTCGCCAAGGCTGGCGTCACGGGCAATGACAAAGGCCACCAGGGCCAGGTTGTCCCCGGCCTGATGGGCGATCACACAGGCTTCCCGTACCTGGGCCAGAGCCTTGAGCTCCGACTCCACCTGGACCAGGCTGACCTTCTGCCCGTTGATCTTGACGATGGAATCCTTGCGCCCCAGCAGGCGTATGGCGCCATCGGGCTGGTGGCACGCCAGATCACCGGTGGCGTAGCACTGGCGCTGCGAGTCCAGGGGGCTGGGTTGGGTCAGCTCGACGATCAGCCCGCTGGCCGGGTCCAGGCGCCGGGCCACCAGGGAAGAATAGAGCAGCAGTTCACCCACCCCATCGCCGTAGGGCTGCTCCGGTTCCTGGGCAATGTCCAGGGTGACGCCTTCCACCGGCCGGTCCAGGGCCCAGGTCGGGTCCTGCAGCGTCTGCCCCTGGTCGATGCGGGCGTAGAGCGCGGTGGTGCATTCGGTCGGCCCGTAGGCGTTGAACAACTGCGAGCCTGGGGCAAAGGCGTGGTTGAAGCGCTGGATGTCCGAGGGGTGGATGATCTCGCCGCCGATCACCAGTTGCTTGGGCCGGGCATAGACGGCGCTCGCATCGCTGTAGAAGGCACGCAGATAGGGCACCGTCATATGCAACACATCGATGTCATGTTCGACGATCAGCGCCTCGACTGCGGCGAAGTCATGCTCCCGGGGGTTGAGGCTGCACAGGGTGGCGCCAGTCTTCAGGCTGGCGAAGATGTCCATCAGGCCGGCGTCCCACCCCGCGGAAGCCAGTTGCAGCACACGCTGCCCGGGGCCGATTCCGACATAGCCGATGTAGTTGTCAATGTGCCGGCCCAGGGCCTCGATGCGCTGCACTATGGCCTTGGGCTCGCCAGTGGAGCCGCTGGTGAAGATCACGTAGTCCTGGCAACGCAACGGGTATTCCCGGCCAGGGGGCACGGGCCGGGGTTGCAGGTGCTGCAGGTCGAGCACCGGCAAGGAACGGGTCAGTTGTGAACCAGGCCGTGTCGTGCCATTGAGGACCAGGTTCACGCCCAGGTGCTGGAGCACCGGCATCAACTCGTCGAGGTTGCTCGCCGGGTCGATGAACACCACTCGCCGGGCGGCGGACAAGGCCGCGATCAACGCCGCATACATGGCCCGGCCATGGCTGGCATACAGCGCCAGCACCGGCTCCGGCAACCCTTGCAGCTCGGCGCTGACCCCCTCGCGCAACTGGTCGAGCGCGGCAAAGCCAAGGCTGCCCTGGACATCGATGACACCCGCAACATCGGTACCCGCCATGCGGGTAAAAGCCTGCAACATGATATCCCTGCCTGGTTGTTATTAGAGGGAGCGACAAACGCCCTGCAGTGTCTGCATGAATGCCTGGATTTCCTGCTGGGAGATGCTCAGTGGCGGGGTCAGCTTGACCGTCGCCGGATTGCGCCCGCCGGTGCGCACGATCACCCCGTGCTCCAGCAGCCGGTTGCGCAGCGCCAGTACATCAGCGCCCTGGCCCTGGCCCTCGAAATCGAAGGCGAGCATCATGCCGCGGCCGCGCACATTGACCACTCGCGCGTCCTGGGCCCCCAGGCCTTCCAGGGCCTGGCGCAGGTACGCGCCGTTGCTCGCCGCCCACTGCCAGGGCTGTTCCTGGTGGTAGATATCCAGCACCTTGGAAGCCACGGCACAGGCCAGCGGCATCAGGGTGAAGGTGGAGGAATGCTCGGCATAGCCCAGGCAGTCCACCAGTTCCGGGCGGCCTACCACCGCGGAAATCGGCAAGCCATTGCCCAGGGCCTTGCCCAGCACCAACAGGTCCGGCAGCAGTTGCGGGTTGCTGAAAAACGGCGTCCCGGTGCGGCCAAAACCGGTGTAGATCTCATCGAATATGGTGATCACGCCGAAGGTCCTGCCCAGTTCGACAATCGCTTCGAGCAACGCCAGAGGCACCGGATACATGCCCTCCGCTGCCTGGATCGGCTCGATGATCAGCGCCGCGGGCAAGCAATTGGCCTGCTGCGCCTGGCGCAGATCCTCGGCCAGTTGCTCACGCCACAAGGCGGCCAGGGCCGGGTCCTGGTCGGCGTCATAGTCCAGGGCCAGGGCGGTCAGTTGCAGGCTGTCGCCACCGGCCAGGTGCTTGCGAAAACCGCGGTTGGAGGTCACCGACAGGGCGCCCTGGGTCTTGCCATGGAAGGAATTGTGGAAATACACCACGCCCTGGCGTCCGGTAGCGGCGCGGGCGATTTTCAGCGCCACCTCGATTGCCTCGGCACCGGTGACCGCGCCAAACACCGAAGCCTGCGCATAGGGCACCAGCCCCTCCAGCTTGGCGACCACTTCATGGCGCTGCGGGTTGTCGATGTTCCAACCGGTATGGATCAGCAGTTCGGATTGACGCTTGAGGACTTCGACCAGGTCATCGCGCTGATAACCCAGGTTGGCGGCACCGCTGCCACCGGACATGTCGAGGAAGGATTTGCCCTGCTCATCGTAGAGAAAGCACCCCTTGCCACGAATGACGGAAGGGCTGGAGGGGGCACTGCGCCTAACGGATATTGCAACTGCTTCTGTGAACATCCTGTCACCTTGAGTAAGCCGGGCTTGTGACTCACGCACAGACTCAGGGACAGATTCGTACAGGCAGGGCAAAGCCCTGCTGACTGCGAAGTTACCGACCCTGGTATGTGTTCTCCTTGCCAGGGACGCAACCCCTGTCGGCAATGGCGGCAAGATTTACGCGGGAGGCATTTGTGCTGTCAACGAGCCCCGCACTTATTCTGAATTTAAAGCGATAACCCCTGAAAAAAAGGGGGAATTCAGATAAAGCCCCTGAATTTATCAAGGTTTTTAGAGATGAGTCCGGCTACCGGCAAAAGGCCAGCCTCTGCAGAAGAGTTGATATTCAAGCAGTGAGAAGAAGGCAAGCTGAGCAGCTGAGTGGCGGGATCACGGTTTTTTGCAAGGCAAAAAAAAACCCGGAAATCCTCACTTTCGTGGGCCTTCCGGATTTTCTAAACCGCCAAATATGGTGGGTCGTGTGGGATTCGAACCTACGACCAATTGGTTAAAAGCCAACTGCTCTACCAACTGAGCTAACGACCCGCTGTGTGGTGGCGCGTATAATACTGATTTCTAACGGGAATTCAACACCCTATATGAAAAAAATCAAAAATAAGGTGTTGGATCACTGATTCCGGCCGCCCTGAAGCCTTCAGCACGCAAACGGCAGCTGTCACATTTGCCGCACGCGTGGCCGCTATCGTCTGCCTGATAGCAGGAAACCGTCAGCCCGTAATCAACCCCCAGGCGAACCCCGGCCTGGATGATCTCGGCCTTGCTGAGGTTCTGCAGCGGCGCCTGGATACGAAAGCCCTGCCCTTCGACACCGGCCTTGGTCGCCAGGTTGGCCATGCGCTCGAAGGCTTCGACGAACTCGGGACGGCAATCCGGATAACCGGAATAATCCACCGCATTGACACCGATGAAGATATCCCGCGCGTGCAGGACTTCCGCCCAGCCCAGGGCCAGGGACAGGAAGACGGTGTTGCGTGCCGGCACGTAGGTGACAGGAATGCCCTCCCCCGGCGCCTCTGGCACCTCGATGGTGCTATCAATCAGTGCCGAGCCGCCAATACCGTTGAGGTTCAGGCCGATCACCTTGTGCTCCACCACACCGAGGTCCCGGGCCACGCGCTCGGCGGCGTGCAACTCGGCCCGATGGCGCTGGCCGTAATCGAAGCTCATGGTGTAGCAGCGGTAGCCTTCGGCGCGAGCCATGGCCACCACGGTGGCAGAGTCCAGGCCACCGGACAGCAGGATCACGGCACGCTTTTCACTCGATGCTTGTTCAGTCATGTCAGCGCCCCGGCTCGTCATTCCAAAGGTATTTATGCAGCTGCAGTTGCAGACGTACTGGCAGGTTGTCGGCGACGATCCAGTCCGCCAGGTCTCGTGCATTCAAGTCATGGTGGCTGGGCGAAAACAGCACTTCGCCGGCGCGTCGCTCAAGACCGTACTGGATCAGCTTGGACACCGCCCAGTCATAGTCCTCGCGGGAGCAGATGACAAACTTGACCTGGTCGTTGGCGGTCAGCAGCTCGATATTCTCGTAGCGGTTGCGGTGCGCTTCCTTGGAGCCGGGAGTCTTGAGATCAAGGATCCGGCTGACGCGCGGGTCCACCGCAGAGATATCCAGGGCACCGCTGGTTTCCAGCGAGACCTCGTAGCCGGCATCGCACAAGTGCTGGAGCAAGGGAATGGCATTGGGCTGGGCCAGAGGCTCGCCACCAGTGACGCAGACGTAGCGAGGGCGGAAACCGGCAACCTGCTCCAGCAGGCTATCGAGGGTCCGCTGGCTACCGCCGCTGAACGCGTAGGCACTGTCGCAGTATTGGCAACGCAACGGGCAACCGGTCAGGCGCACAAAAACCGTGGGCAGCCCGGCAGTCCGAGTTTCCCCCTGCAACGAGTAGAAAACTTCGGTGATTCTCAATGTGTCTTGCATAGTCGCCACGGGCGTAACAGCTAAACAGGCTGTCCGCCTCCGTCAGGCACTTCAAGGAACCCCGCCATCGCGCAGATCCCAGGAAGCGTGTTTCAGAAAAAGGGCATGGATTCTAACGAAAAAACCCGCGACAAGCGCGGGTTTCTTGTAACGGAGGCCAACGCACTTACATGCGCTGCAGGTCCCGTTGGGCCAACTGAGCGGCGGAAGTGCCCGGATACTGGGCCACCACCTGCTGCAGGATGCCCTTGACCCGGTCGGTGTGACCGAGACGACGCTCTACGTCAGCCAGCTTGTACAGCGAATCCGGCACCTTGGCGTGCTTGGGATACAGCTGGGAAACCTTGGCAAATGCCTGGCCCGCACCTTGCAGGTCGCCTTTGGCCAGGTTCACCTCACCCAACCAGTACTGGGCATTGCCGGCGTACTGGCTGTTGGGGTACTTGCGCAGGAATGCCGAGAAGGCCTGGCTGGCCTTGTCGAAATCCTTGGCCTTGATCAGGTCGAAGGCAGCATCGTAGTAGAGCTTTTCCTTGGCCGGATCACCGGGTTCGCTACTGGCGGCTGGAGCCTGAGCAGCGGCACCGGCAGCGCTGTTATCGCCACCGGCAGAAGAATTCTCAGGAGTTGCGGCAGGTGCGACACCGCTTCCTATGCGTCGATCAAGATCCTGGTAACGCTCCAGGCTTTCTTGCTTCATCCGCGCTACATCATTTTGCAGAACTTCGATCACACCCTGTTGGCGTGCAATCTGCTCTTGCATTTGCTGCAGTTGCTGGAACAGCTCGCCCTGTGCCGAGACAGGGGTCGAAACCCCTCCCCCGGCATAGGCGCCGTTCGTGCCATAACCCGCTGGCGGATAACTGCTCCCGCTATTGTTATAGCCGGAGTTGTTATCGACCACAGGAACCGCAGACCACGCCGCAAGCGGCGTGAG
The DNA window shown above is from Pseudomonas protegens CHA0 and carries:
- a CDS encoding AMP-binding protein, with product MLQAFTRMAGTDVAGVIDVQGSLGFAALDQLREGVSAELQGLPEPVLALYASHGRAMYAALIAALSAARRVVFIDPASNLDELMPVLQHLGVNLVLNGTTRPGSQLTRSLPVLDLQHLQPRPVPPGREYPLRCQDYVIFTSGSTGEPKAIVQRIEALGRHIDNYIGYVGIGPGQRVLQLASAGWDAGLMDIFASLKTGATLCSLNPREHDFAAVEALIVEHDIDVLHMTVPYLRAFYSDASAVYARPKQLVIGGEIIHPSDIQRFNHAFAPGSQLFNAYGPTECTTALYARIDQGQTLQDPTWALDRPVEGVTLDIAQEPEQPYGDGVGELLLYSSLVARRLDPASGLIVELTQPSPLDSQRQCYATGDLACHQPDGAIRLLGRKDSIVKINGQKVSLVQVESELKALAQVREACVIAHQAGDNLALVAFVIARDASLGEDLLRQAARAALPAHRVPARFLLVERFALNRNNKIDRQALAQLAARAMAAPEPAQAAPEPFWQAIGQVLGGQSPDRAKSFIDNGGDSLRALQVVATLKRKGLVLDLEELLSDQALGQLPVHAAAAKARPGVSRPQVEGLPNRRFLLSRGISDLDHWNQALVLDIAAGQEPQRVSQALRAIFRHHFIEAGVQDQGLQPAGTDLQQAVQRTCAAISLSQGQLFCFSQQQDAAGHHLIIAGHQFQVDRYSWMLLVSELDECLGQGLECMQSWPRPTAFEEWQQSYQREHAAATHEAFWEALPWGRCAQLTGQRPEFPRREAFRRAELCLGPVRDLPQWAQGVAETSQLLLAAILRAMSQSDDNPFQKVHLLDHGRALDKSGAELNSVFGWLTVIYPLVLQVASLDLEQIAREIKAGQQASQGIAHSFGNRYFATPEAERLKGLFDCGYSYNFLGAVENPPGARVGVHPLSLQLMQGSPSHHLEFTGYLAAGELLLKIDYDPQVFGEERLESLLTGITAALS
- a CDS encoding aspartate aminotransferase family protein → MFTEAVAISVRRSAPSSPSVIRGKGCFLYDEQGKSFLDMSGGSGAANLGYQRDDLVEVLKRQSELLIHTGWNIDNPQRHEVVAKLEGLVPYAQASVFGAVTGAEAIEVALKIARAATGRQGVVYFHNSFHGKTQGALSVTSNRGFRKHLAGGDSLQLTALALDYDADQDPALAALWREQLAEDLRQAQQANCLPAALIIEPIQAAEGMYPVPLALLEAIVELGRTFGVITIFDEIYTGFGRTGTPFFSNPQLLPDLLVLGKALGNGLPISAVVGRPELVDCLGYAEHSSTFTLMPLACAVASKVLDIYHQEQPWQWAASNGAYLRQALEGLGAQDARVVNVRGRGMMLAFDFEGQGQGADVLALRNRLLEHGVIVRTGGRNPATVKLTPPLSISQQEIQAFMQTLQGVCRSL
- the queC gene encoding 7-cyano-7-deazaguanine synthase QueC, coding for MTEQASSEKRAVILLSGGLDSATVVAMARAEGYRCYTMSFDYGQRHRAELHAAERVARDLGVVEHKVIGLNLNGIGGSALIDSTIEVPEAPGEGIPVTYVPARNTVFLSLALGWAEVLHARDIFIGVNAVDYSGYPDCRPEFVEAFERMANLATKAGVEGQGFRIQAPLQNLSKAEIIQAGVRLGVDYGLTVSCYQADDSGHACGKCDSCRLRAEGFRAAGISDPTPYF
- the queE gene encoding 7-carboxy-7-deazaguanine synthase QueE, whose product is MQDTLRITEVFYSLQGETRTAGLPTVFVRLTGCPLRCQYCDSAYAFSGGSQRTLDSLLEQVAGFRPRYVCVTGGEPLAQPNAIPLLQHLCDAGYEVSLETSGALDISAVDPRVSRILDLKTPGSKEAHRNRYENIELLTANDQVKFVICSREDYDWAVSKLIQYGLERRAGEVLFSPSHHDLNARDLADWIVADNLPVRLQLQLHKYLWNDEPGR
- the ybgF gene encoding tol-pal system protein YbgF, with the protein product MRTCRRAVTILALSLTPLAAWSAVPVVDNNSGYNNSGSSYPPAGYGTNGAYAGGGVSTPVSAQGELFQQLQQMQEQIARQQGVIEVLQNDVARMKQESLERYQDLDRRIGSGVAPAATPENSSAGGDNSAAGAAAQAPAASSEPGDPAKEKLYYDAAFDLIKAKDFDKASQAFSAFLRKYPNSQYAGNAQYWLGEVNLAKGDLQGAGQAFAKVSQLYPKHAKVPDSLYKLADVERRLGHTDRVKGILQQVVAQYPGTSAAQLAQRDLQRM